In the genome of Cervus elaphus chromosome 5, mCerEla1.1, whole genome shotgun sequence, the window CAGTTTGTTttcaacaaaacaacaaagaggaaagggaaaaaaaaaaaaaggacaaaaaaggcATTTATACAAATCTAGGACAAGGAATCCAAAgaaacttttaataaaaaaaaagattaaagagataaataaaaaaaaaactggttacAGTTAAGGACATAATTTAACAACAGATGACCATACCCTTTGAGGACGGCTGCAATAACCTATTTTAAAgaaggtaaatttaaaaaataaaaaaaaagagggagattttttttgctgttgtttttcattaAAACCTCTCCTTacgaaataaataattttagcaCGTGGAATGTCTTGAAGGTTAACTGCTGGTGTTCAGAGAGGCACAGGTGATAGTGTTAGTGAGAGGATTCTAGCATCTGTATTCCACATGGGGCCGGGGCAGGCGACCTGGGGGCAGTGTGCTGGGGCACTTATTGGCTGCTGAAGCAGTCCCCAGACAGACTTCGTCTCCTTTGCTTGCCTTCTGCTGCTTAAGATTGTGGCGAACAAGCAAATACAGGAAGAAATGCACTCAAAGAGGGGGCAAGAATTTTCCAGCAGCATGGTTTTAAGGCTTtaaggtggcttttttttttcctgcttaaaaaacatatatatgataAAGCTTACCAGATGCTCACGCAATAGTCTCTAGACTATTGTTTACTTCTGTCTTTGCAAAATAAggccttgatttttctttctaaggCAACTTCTCCTTGAATTGGAAAGCCTGAGGAGTTAAGCAAAGCTCACCCTCCCCAAACTGCCCAGTAACACAAATCTGCGGCTTCTGCAGGTTAATATAAcacacatccttttttttttttttttcttttttttgctgttttttcgttcctttgtttgtttgtaaGAGAAAGCAAATCTGTACAAAAATACTCTGGCTGCAAGAAAAGCTAGGGCACGCTGTTCAAACTAGTTTTAGCTGTTGGAAAAATAAgagcatttaattctttttatctaaaaatatgtataaatccCCTCAAAATGGTAATGAATCATACACAGTACatactaaaaaatatttaaaatagagaatATTCCTCACAgaggactttctttttctttaattactgCTAAAAAATAATTACGAAGTCCAAACAGGCAGAGAGAACTGAGCAAGTTGGTCACACGAGAGAATCTCCATCGTCCTCCACGCTCGCTTTGAAGGTTTCCAGTCCAGTTCCGGCGTCGGTTCCGCCGGTCCATTCTAGCCAAGAGTGAGCTGGCCACCGGTCTAACGACAAGGCGGTGATGCGTCTGCATAGCTCAACGTTTAGTGTCTTGGGATCTGCGTCCGAGTCGCCTTCAGCGTTAacgtgtcttaaaaaaaaaaaaaaaagagagagatagagagagagaaggggaaaaaaaaatgtccaaaggGTCGCGCGTTTGTTTCTTCGGTTCTTTCTGCGATCATCACGGCCAGCCTCGCGGCCCCCGCCCCGGGCGAGCTCTTCTCAGGGTCTGGTGAGCTGTGTGTACACCGGCTGTTCCCAGTGCTGCGGGCTGTGGGTCTGGGGGATGGAGGGCACCCCCGAGGTGTCGGCGATGGGCGTGTACATGGGCCGCTGCGCCGGGCTCATGTAGCTGAAGGTGGAGTAGAGGCCGGAGCCCTGGCCCGCCGCGTGGCTGTAGTAGGCGCCCGAGTTCTGGGGGTCGCTGTAGTCGTACTGCGCGCGCGTGATGGGCGGGTAGGCGGGGCCGTAGTGCGGGAGGCTGAAGGGGCTGTAGGCGACCTGCTGCGGCGAGTGCTGCTGCGCCTCGCTGTAGTGGCTCGGGCTCAGCTGCTCCGTCTTGATGTGCGTTCGCTGCGCGGGGCCCGGCTCGCTGCCCAGCGCGCCCAGCGCGtgcgccggcggcggcggcggcggctgcgggggCGCCTGGGgcgcggcgggcggcggcggggcggcctgcggcggcggcggcggctgcggggcCGCCTGCGGCGGGGCCGGctgcggcgggggcggcggggccggctgctgcggcggcggcggcggcgcctgCTGCTTGGACATCCACACGTGGCCCGCGCCCGCCGGGCTGGCCGCCGTGCTGCTCACGCCGTAGCTGCCCGTGTAGCTGACCTGGCCGTGCGTGGCCGGCACCCCCGGGTGCCCGTTGGGCGGCAGGTACTGGTCGAACTCGTGGACGTCGAAGGTCTCCATGTTGGAGATGACGTCGCTGCTCAGCTCGCCGATGTCCACATCGCGGAAGTCGATGGGGGGCTGCCGGCCCCCCTCTGGCAGGGGGCGCCCCTCCCGCTTCAGGTCGGCCTTGCCTGGCTGCACGTCAGTTTTGGGGGTAGTGGGGGGCGTCGGTGGACCCTGGGATTGCCCTGCGGGGCGGAGAAAGAGGAAGCACAGGGCCATCAACCACGGCTGCGCGGAGGCTCTggtcccggggtgggggtggggggcgcacctacccaccctccctccccgcatCCGCGAGGTAGGCGCGCTGCGCCCGAGATAAGGCGTAGAATGATTAACCCGCCGGTACACACTCGGCAGCCCCCTTTTATCAGGGGAGGGTCCAAGGCCCCGGAGGGTCCGGAAGACCACATTGCTACTTGTAGAAAAGCCCTGTGTGTGCTTTTGGGGCGGgggagcaaagagaaaaaggggagaaggccGGTAAAGCTGTAAAGGCATTTTGccttgcaataaaaattaatctgtTAGGATGCAAGGATTAGggggtgtgttgtgtgtgtccAGGGACTTCGTGGGGCCCTGGGgtcctgggcagggaggggaggagaattGGGCGAATGGGCGCAGGGCTTAGTTTGTCTCCCTCCTCGGGGAGCGCCTGGTCCCTAAGCAGAGCCTCCCGGtgtctggggggcggggggcgggcttCCTGGGTGGGGGTCTGGCGGCTCggcccgggggcggggggaggctcaCCCGAGTGCTCGCCGGGGGAGTGCACCTCACTCATGCCGGAGGAGGAGTGCGGCGAGTCGGCCTGCAGCGCCTTGAAGATGGCGTTGGGCGAGATGTGCGTCTGCTCCGGGGCCTCCTCGGCCTCCGCCTGGCCGTTCTTCACCGACTTCCTCCGGCGCGGCTGGTACTTGTAATCCGGGTGATCCTTCTTGTGCTGCACGCGCAGCCGCTCCGCCTCCTCCACGAACGGCCGCTTCTCGCTCTCGTTCAGCAGTCTGGGGGCGGCGCGGGGAGAAAGGGGGGGGGGGCTGAGCTAGCAGGTCGGCGAGACCCGGAGGCGACCCCCACCCCGCGGCATCCTAACAGTGACCCTCGCCTCCCTGCCTGCCAGCCGAGACTGCAGCTCACCgcttttctttgaaaaaacaaGAACCGCAAAACTTCGTCCTCTTGGTGCGACCTGAGCggtccctccccgccccgccctctccccttctcttctaTTTTGGAAACCCTGCGGATGAAAATAGCTCCCGCTCTCCGGGCCTTTGCTACTGGATATTTACCCGCCCCGCTTCCGTCCGCAACACCCTctgaacattttctaaaaaaCCACTTAATCTGCAAGAAGCTGCTCCTGCCgaaccccaccccgcccccgcccgctaACACACACAGGGCACCCACCTATTTCCAGCAGCTTCcaaccccatcccccaccccgtCCGCTTCCTGCCAGGGGACCCTCAGGCCTTGGTTTGCCACCCCCCGTCCCCCCCGCATACCATCCCGGTGGGCGAAGGGCGAGCGCAGGTCGAGGGAGGGGGCGGCGCACTTCTATTGCCACCGCAGCCCCCACTTGGGATTGGCCTTCACAGTGGGCGGCAGGAGATGAGGCTGGCAGCCGGTCCCACCGCGTCCCCTGCGAGTGTCCTCCCCTCCTCTGCgacctgcccccccacccc includes:
- the SOX9 gene encoding transcription factor SOX-9 isoform X1: MNLLDPFMKMTDEQEKGLSAAPSPTMSEDSAGSPCPSGSGSDTENTRPQENTFPKGEPDLKKESEEDKFPVCIREAVSQVLKGYDWTLVPMPVRVNGSSKNKPHVKRPMNAFMVWAQAARRKLADQYPHLHNAELSKTLGKLWRLLNESEKRPFVEEAERLRVQHKKDHPDYKYQPRRRKSVKNGQAEAEEAPEQTHISPNAIFKALQADSPHSSSGMSEVHSPGEHSGQSQGPPTPPTTPKTDVQPGKADLKREGRPLPEGGRQPPIDFRDVDIGELSSDVISNMETFDVHEFDQYLPPNGHPGVPATHGQVSYTGSYGVSSTAASPAGAGHVWMSKQQAPPPPPQQPAPPPPPQPAPPQAAPQPPPPPQAAPPPPAAPQAPPQPPPPPPAHALGALGSEPGPAQRTHIKTEQLSPSHYSEAQQHSPQQVAYSPFSLPHYGPAYPPITRAQYDYSDPQNSGAYYSHAAGQGSGLYSTFSYMSPAQRPMYTPIADTSGVPSIPQTHSPQHWEQPVYTQLTRP
- the SOX9 gene encoding transcription factor SOX-9 isoform X2, with the translated sequence MNLLDPFMKMTDEQEKGLSAAPSPTMSEDSAGSPCPSGSGSDTENTRPQENTFPKGEPDLKKESEEDKFPVCIREAVSQVLKGYDWTLVPMPVRVNGSSKNKPHVKRPMNAFMVWAQAARRKLADQYPHLHNAELSKTLGKLWRLLNESEKRPFVEEAERLRVQHKKDHPDYKYQPRRRKSVKNGQAEAEEAPEQTHISPNAIFKALQADSPHSSSGMSEVHSPGEHSGQSQGPPTPPTTPKTDVQPGKADLKREGRPLPEGGRQPPIDFRDVDIGELSSDVISNMETFDVHEFDQYLPPNGHPGVPATHGQVSYTGSYGVSSTAASPAGAGHVWMSKQQAPPPPPQQPAPPPPPQPAPPQAAPQPPPPPPPPAHALGALGSEPGPAQRTHIKTEQLSPSHYSEAQQHSPQQVAYSPFSLPHYGPAYPPITRAQYDYSDPQNSGAYYSHAAGQGSGLYSTFSYMSPAQRPMYTPIADTSGVPSIPQTHSPQHWEQPVYTQLTRP